A single Biomphalaria glabrata chromosome 2, xgBioGlab47.1, whole genome shotgun sequence DNA region contains:
- the LOC106068589 gene encoding uncharacterized protein LOC106068589, protein MGTVDIDIQHIDWRRKSAVVCCRQVLNSSVLEKAEHYTPLLKRFCNHEPSHEPSHEPNHEPSHNPSHEPSHEPSHEPNHEPSHNPSHEPSHEPSHEPNHEPSHNPSHEPSHEPSHEPNHEPSHNPSHEPSHEPSHEPNHEPSHNPSHKPSHEPSHEPSHEPNYEPSHKPSHEPSHEPSHEPNHEPNHEPSHKPSHEPNHEPSHKPSHEPSHEPSHKPSHEPSHEPSHEPNHQPSHKPSHEPSHEPNHEPSHKPSHEPSHEPSHEPNHEPNHEPNHEPSHKPSHEPSHEPSHEPSHEPNHEPSHKPSHEPSHEPSHEPNHEPNHEPNHEPSHEPNHEPNHEPSHEPRHEPSHEPNHEPSHEPRHEPSNEPNHEPSHEPRHEPSHEPNHEPSHKPSLFGTRSFSIPCELSGIQVKVQTLCHLIDV, encoded by the exons GGACAGTTGACATTGATATACAACATATAGACTGGAGGCGGAAATCGGCGGTCGTGTGTTGTAGACAGGTTCTGAactcttcagtcttagagaaaGCTGAACATTATACTCCACTTCTCAAACGTTTTTGTAATCATGAGCCAAGCCATGAGCCTAGTCATGAGCCTAATCATGAGCCAAGTCACAATCCAAGTCATGAGCCAAGTCATGAGCCTAGTCATGAGCCTAATCATGAGCCAAGTCACAATCCAAGTCATGAGCCAAGTCATGAGCCTAGTCATGAGCCTAATCATGAGCCAAGTCACAATCCAAGTCATGAGCCAAGTCATGAGCCTAGTCATGAGCCTAATCATGAGCCAAGTCACAATCCAAGTCATGAGCCAAGTCATGAGCCTAGTCATGAGCCTAATCATGAGCCAAGTCACAATCCAAGTCATAAGCCAAGTCATGAGCCAAGTCATGAGCCTAGTCATGAGCCTAATTATGAGCCAAGTCACAAGCCAAGTCATGAGCCAAGTCATGAGCCTAGTCATGAGCCTAATCATGAGCCTAATCATGAGCCAAGTCACAAGCCAAGTCATGAGCCTAATCATGAGCCAAGTCACAAGCCAAGTCATGAGCCAAGTCATGAGCCAAGTCACAAGCCAAGTCATGAGCCAAGTCATGAGCCTAGTCATGAGCCTAATCATCAGCCAAGTCACAAGCCAAGTCATGAGCCAAGTCATGAGCCTAATCATGAGCCAAGTCACAAGCCAAGTCATGAGCCAAGTCATGAGCCTAGTCATGAGCCTAATCATGAGCCTAATCATGAGCCTAATCATGAGCCAAGTCACAAGCCAAGTCATGAGCCAAGTCATGAGCCAAGTCATGAGCCTAGTCATGAGCCTAATCATGAGCCAAGTCACAAGCCAAGTCATGAGCCAAGTCATGAGCCTAGTCATGAGCCTAATCATGAGCCTAATCATGAGCCTAATCATGAGCCAAGTCATGAGCCTAATCATGAGCCTAATCATGAGCCAAGTCATGAGCCACGTCACGAGCCAAGTCATGAGCCTAATCATGAGCCAAGTCATGAGCCACGTCACGAGCCAAGTAATGAGCCTAATCATGAGCCAAGTCATGAGCCACGTCACGAGCCAAGTCATGAGCCTAATCATGAGCCTAGTCACAAGCCTAGTCTATTCGGGACACGTAGTTTCTCAATTCCTTGTGAACTTTCTGGAATTcag GTGAAAGTTCAAACTCTTTGCCACTTGATAGATGTATAG